A DNA window from Drosophila sechellia strain sech25 chromosome X, ASM438219v1, whole genome shotgun sequence contains the following coding sequences:
- the LOC6615067 gene encoding nuclear pore complex protein Nup205 isoform X2: MDGITEDMWTPYKHLYSVFQASVSNGSGFTADLEQCLKKYKPNFTNLLRNPARSEKSRNLLRNALNEGVPLQGHSRKVMISQDLADEAVILSDMFDLDEVFAVELLCTAQRQQKHHPGLSRGLVAVLLYYDGRKAISCTLRDMFQVVSGVSWNTELPKEITGLVTNYAESLVDGSNILGRLLELLDEMDVDKEFAMLTTNRAFGSKKHQNQVLGLYEDIQQALAMALFHWSAQRGLPRHIAIRLLRQLASRRNHDAGGIMDDVTLIMLMALLYSYDTSILLVAEDMNEHTDRLPIFSDHKFAECFLEELYAQGSWQPPRLNAIIAYSFGLTLASLRHAPAQLQATTISTINRDEMLIDEALGAQVFVFLHSLLLEKDMVYSSEFFYRRVHLLITDFIDFMNSKVTELRGRADESSHTIISFLNEGLEPPPNLDTNFELLMLCVAKMHGDPRVTIRLCDEYWGPGEPTNCTAYKNTSRSVSLFKFVSLASELLPQTLFKSYLKMISGLTRTDFSARCAFNMLRVHQIATGGQYAVSWDHFFTTLGNYYNSMRNDFHTNIGMSGETFYRTRSTPKAITQREAEHLMAVMGIIQAVAEHDEVSRIMICEHPNWQTPQVLLGLVACATPLLLKAEILQTLAALAKSKETARVIWFHLEASQIIPTAPVPRSYGGQCSLLQEMEQIESRSEQYDLSRGILQLLYTLMTTNLPKSFSGGQRTPAYEGYLKSMINSVLLKFYNRSYKVPSEKWQVGALCLKLLYYLLATYRPCAMDFLEKPDEPPYPGFHVMLQLQLKSEMLQLLLSIVEDVRERLDDYNRFQGKELLEECSLYALLILEAALAKQNAFFEAHSTANCPILLMGLNRMLLDLNPRSRNPDHVLNIIKYVTYNSWLPRHALAAIKILASVTQLPNVSTQILSMYGQGSNEKLEIRQGFVECLEMEVCAGRHDDELLDQLALNNHVPYLGFSDELDNEGEVSGERECTTLESPLELQAGEGALESKPASIELQLKEAIIKLFEMNLSQQLPNFVYFLLGVDVLREFMANGRQHLGIEMQSSCVNSVVLLLEKYLDKQRHGDKYCEHTARIVERIYHLFHGLCANRRTTETILRYFRLTCSDFLMRHLRSLPFRQHREDHVLHAMGHLLNCVSIDVKLAAKHGQMTRFNQLCDILLMGNAMERSSHGMSMELGHSLITQTSSSFLAMDALPPGGSISGVGSGAGSAPLGAPSTGVKSLQPSLLQETSQGLHVIRMLDILVLEAGALIQPQLEFFDSHLVTQLLRECEASAEAGANSRANLINVRKLYYTLTDELNMVQSIIASGQRKAISTEIMLLLNHAVNINRVRTQRCATLAFMSAWGQLVQVLFSNMPEGVLPATQRREHIIDIVEKVLIKVQPIQPIIEISVKVSETVLLLLANLRFCCYQAEDQSPEDLAAEESLTNGNGIGIGNDSQVSKLGLGQRPIGQCADGGSGGGRDIGSGGNSSNLRFIVKNIVQWIMISEVKSQQLRINLYSALLNCLRIGKRLRTDEQLEYQETLISRQESARTNSTEQRRGDRLRLKAMAAEVIGAFGEKLIDTICHDAVTGHDVCRMLALACLDMISELQAVSTLCDFVASRGYLKHILESLDQSSPALCAVLQPVPENLRPLYVYESRMAFLTRMANSNVGARLLLAEQALGVLSNMKVYDLQPDVKSSELNRNEPQNFLPSIDERFRSILLPALSLCDAIINSLGPLNNSAALQVLNFLFAHIDMVEAMLRSATPYMDLGHLEQVAVISSLFARASKHDLTVLEDSVKLQLRNRLGRVQQLMIVVFGRFCVSEPTIRRMLQQDQDQQTNPTEDAKRLRVKYFLDIAANVSLYCRNVVTSHSKKSMTSKYLLTTVINDVTLLTGKIASKKLTAILHTILNQLKGSIGHYLSQKSIADNLLQQRASLPNISFGPNGKQSYIELSQRYNEKHSELRQSVFIAEQNLYLLWIHLDFYMRNTIDYANENRNTINESNMDDDGNDVSVLNASQDEILQLKQLLISTFNETFCTQLITASEEYSIKCKGFNASLLRRIKSLVQFAPITANDVTSSFDS, translated from the exons ATGGACG GTATAACCGAGGACATGTGGACGCCGTACAAGCATCTGTACAGCGTTTTTCAGGCGTCGGTGTCCAATGGCAGTGGCTTCACCGCGGACCTGGAGCAGTGCCTCAAGAAGTACAAGCCCAACTTCACCAACTTGCTGCGCAATCCG GCGAGGAGCGAGAAGAGCCGCAATCTACTGAGGAACGCCCTGAACGAGGGCGTCCCGCTCCAGGGGCATTCGCGAAAGGTAATGATATCACAGGACCTGGCTGACGAGGCGGTCATTCTGTCCGACATGTTCGACCTGGACGAGGTGTTCGCCGTGGAGCTGCTGTGCACCGCACAGCGCCAGCAGAAGCATCATCCCGGCCTGTCCAGAGGCCTTGTCGCTGTGCTGCTCTACTACGACGGACGAAAGGCCATTAGCTGCACCCTTCGCGACATGTTCCAGGTGGTTAGCGGCGTCTCCTGGAACACCGAGCTGCCCAAGGAG ATCACCGGACTGGTCACCAACTATGCCGAGAGCCTTGTCGACGGCTCCAACATACTGGGACgcctgctggagctgctcgaTGAGATGGATGTTGACAAAGAG TTCGCTATGCTGACCACAAACCGCGCGTTCGGCTCCAAGAAGCACCAGAACCAGGTGCTGGGCCTGTACGAGGACATTCAACAGGCATTGGCAATGGCCCTGTTCCATTGGTCGGCGCAGCGCGGCCTGCCGCGACACATTGCCATTCGGCTGCTGCGCCAGTTGGCCAGCCGGAGGAACCACGACGCGGGCGGCATCATGGACGACGTGACCCTGATCATGCTGATGGCTCTGCTGTATTCGTACGATACCTCCATTCTGCTGGTCGCCGAGGACATGAATGAGCACACCGACCGCCTTCCTATCTTCAGCGATCACAAGTTCGCCGAGTGCTTCCTGGAGGAGCTGTACGCGCAGGGCAGCTGGCAACCACCGCGCCTCAATGCCATCATTGCCTACAGCTTCGGACTCACGCTGGCCAGCCTGCGGCATGCGCCTGCTCAGCTCCAGGCCACCACCATCTCGACCATCAATCGCGATGAGATGCTCATCGATGAGGCACTGGGAGCGCAGGTATTCGTCTTCTTGCACAGCTTGCTGCTCGAAAAGGATATGGTCTATAG CTCGGAGTTCTTCTACCGCCGCGTCCATCTGCTCATCACGGACTTCATCGACTTCATGAACTCCAAGGTGACGGAGCTGCGCGGCCGGGCAGACGAGTCGTCACACACGATCATCAGCTTCCTGAACGAGGGTCTAGAGCCGCCGCCCAACTTGGACACCAACTTCGAGCTGCTCATGCTGTGCGTGGCCAAGATGCACGGCGATCCGCGCGTCACCATCAGGCTGTGCGACGAGTACTGGGGCCCCGGCGAACCCACCAACTGCACGGCATACAAGAACACCTCGCGCTCGGTGTCCCTGTTCAAGTTCGTTAGCTTGGCCAGCGAGCTGCTGCCACAGACGCTGTTCAAGTCCTACCTCAAGATGATATCCGGACTCACACGCACCGATTTCTCGGCCCGCTGCGCCTTCAACATGCTTAGGGTGCACCAGATAGCCACCGGCGGCCAGTATGCGGTTAGCTGGGATCACTTCTTCACGACCCTGGGCAACTACTACAA TTCGATGCGCAACGACTTCCACACCAACATCGGCATGAGCGGCGAGACCTTCTACCGCACCCGATCGACGCCAAAGGCCATTACGCAGCGAGAGGCGGAGCACCTGATGGCCGTAATGGGCATCATACAGGCGGTGGCGGAGCACGACGAGGTCTCGCGCATCATGATCTGCGAGCATCCCAATTGGCAGACGCCGCAGGTGCTCCTGGGCCTGGTAGCGTGCGCCACGCCGCTGCTGCTCAAGGCGGAGATTCTGCAGACGCTGGCTGCCCTGGCCAAATCGAAGGAGACGGCGCGCGTCATCTGGTTCCACCTGGAGGCCTCGCAGATCATACCCACTGCGCCCGTGCCTAGAAGCTATGGCGGCCAGTGTAGTTTGTTGCAGGAGATGGAACAAATCGAGAGCCGTTCGGAGCAGTACGACCTGTCGCGCGGCATCCTGCAGCTGCTCTACACACTGATGACCACCAACCTGCCGAAGAGTTTTAGCGGGGGGCAGCGGACACCGGCCTACGAAGGCTATCTCAAGTCCATGATCAATTCGGTGCTGCTCAAGTTTTACAATCGCTCGTACAAGGTGCCCTCCGAGAAGTGGCAGGTTGGCGCCCTGTGCCTGAAACTGCTCTACTACCTACTGGCCACCTACCGGCCGTGCGCAATGGACTTTCTGGAGAAACCCGACGAACCTCCCTATCCGGGCTTCCACGTcatgttgcagctgcagctgaagTCCGAaatgttgcagctgctgctgtccaTTGTGGAGGATGTGCGTGAGCGGCTGGACGACTACAACCGCTTCCAGGGCAAGGAGCTACTCGAGGAGTGCTCCCTGTACGCACTGCTGATCCTGGAAGCCGCGCTGGCGAAGCAGAACGCCTTCTTTGAGGCCCACTCGACGGCCAACTGCCCCATTTTGCTGATGGGCCTGAACCGCATGCTCCTGGATCTGAATCCACGCAGCCGCAACCCCGATCACGTGCTGAACATCATCAAGTATGTGACCTATAATAGCTGGCTGCCGCGCCACGCCCTGGCCGCCATTAAGATTCTGGCTTCGGTCACCCAGCTGCCGAATGTCTCCACCCAGATACTCAGCATGTACGGCCAGGGCAGCAATGAGAAGCTCGAGATCCGTCAGGGTTTCGTCGAGTGCCTGGAAATGGAGGTGTGCGCGGGCAGGCACGACGACGAGTTGTTGGACCAACTGGCCCTCAACAATCACGTTCCCTATCTGGGCTTCAGCGATGAGCTGGACAATGAGGGAGAGGTGAGCGGGGAACGCGAATGTACAACTTTGGAATCGCCACTGGAGCTGCAGGCGGGGGAGGGCGCGCTGGAGAGCAAACCGGCCAGCATCGAGCTGCAACTGAAGGAGGCCATTATCAAGCTGTTCGAGATGAATCTTAGCCAGCAGTTGCCCAACTTTGTGTACTTCCTGCTCGGCGTGGACGTGCTGCGCGAATTCATGGCCAACGGGCGGCAACACCTGGGCATCGAGATGCAAAGCTCGTGCGTGAACTCCGTAGTGCTGTTGCTGGAAAAGTACCTGGAT AAACAGCGTCACGGCGATAAGTACTGCGAGCACACGGCGAGAATCGTGGAGCGCATTTACCATCTGTTCCATGGTCTATGCGCCAATCGCCGCACCACGGAGACGATACTGCGCTACTTCCGGCTGACCTGCAGCGACTTCCTGATGCGTCACCTTCGCTCGCTGCCCTTTCGTCAGCATCGCGAGGATCACGTGCTGCACGCCATGGGCCACCTGCTCAACTGCGTCTCCATCGATGTCAAACTGGCGGCCAAACATGGCCAGATGACGCGCTTCAACCAGCTGTGCGACATTTTGCTAATGGGAAACGCCATGGAGCGCTCATCCCATGGCATGTCGATGGAGTTGGGCCACAGCCTGATTACACAGACGTCGTCATCGTTCCTCGCCATGGATGCCCTACCGCCCGGTGGATCGATAAGTGGCGTGGGATCTGGGGCTGGTTCGGCGCCTCTCGGAGCTCCAAGTACTGGGGTCAAATCCCTGCAGCCATCGCTGCTGCAGGAGACATCGCAGGGACTGCACGTCATCCGAATGCTAGATATCCTCGTCCTGGAGGCGGGCGCGTTGATCCAGCCGCAGCTGGAGTTCTTCGACTCGCATCTGGTCACCCAACTGCTGCGCGAGTGCGAGGCATCCGCCGAAGCTGGCGCCAATTCCAGGGCCAACTTGATCAACGTGCGCAAACTGTACTACACTCTCACAGACGAGCTGAACATGGTGCAGAGCATCATTGCCAGCGGCCAGCGGAAGGCCATCTCCACGGAAATCATGCTGCTGCTCAACCACGCCGTCAACATAAATCGCGTGCGGACGCAGCGCTGCGCCACGCTAGCCTTCATGTCAGCGTGGGGTCAACTGGTGCAGGTGCTCTTCAGCAACATGCCCGAGGGCGTGCTTCCGGCGACGCAGCGTCGCGAGCACATAATCGACATCGTCGAGAAGGTCCTCATCAAGGTGCAGCCCATACAGCCCATCATCGAGATTTCCGTAAAGGTGAGCGAGacggtgctgctgctgcttgccaATCTGCGCTTCTGCTGCTACCAGGCCGAGGACCAGAGCCCAGAGGATCTGGCCGCCGAGGAGTCGCTCACCAatggcaacggcatcggcatCGGCAACGATTCGCAGGTCTCCAAATTGGGTCTGGGCCAGAGGCCAATCGGCCAGTGTGCGGATGGCGGCAGTGGAGGTGGACGGGATATCGGTTCCggtggcaacagcagcaatctGCGCTTCATCGTCAAGAACATCGTCCAGTGGATCATGATCAGCGAGGTGAAGTCGCAGCAGCTGCGCATCAATCTGTACAGTGCCCTGCTGAATTGCCTGCGGATTGGGAAGCGACTGCGCACCGACGAGCAACTGGAGTACCAGGAGAC GTTGATTTCGCGCCAGGAGAGCGCACGTACCAACAGCACGGAGCAGCGGCGCGGCGACCGTCTGCGTCTGAAGGCCATGGCGGCGGAAGTGATTGGCGCGTTCGGCGAGAAGCTGATCGACACCATCTGCCACGACGCGGTGACCGGCCACGATGTGTGCCGCATGCTGGCGCTGGCCTGCTTGGACATGATCTCCGAGCTGCAGGCGGTGAGCACGCTGTGCGACTTTGTGGCGTCGCGGGGCTACCTCAAGCACATACTGGAAAGCCTGGACCAGTCCAGTCCGGCGCTGTGCGCGGTTCTGCAGCCCGTGCCGGAAAACCTGAGGCCGCTCTACGTCTACGAGTCGCGCATGGCCTTCCTCACGCGCATGGCAAACAGCAATGTGGGAGCCCGGCTCCTCCTCGCCGAGCAGGCGCTGGGTGTGCTGTCGAATATGAAGGTCTACGACCTGCAGCCCGACGTGAAGTCCAGCGAGCTGAATCGTAACGAGCCGCAGAACTTCCTCCCGTCCATCGATGAGCGCTTCCGGTCGATCCTCCTGCCGGCACTGAGCCTCTGCGATGCCATTATCAACTCGCTGGGCCCGCTCAACAACTCCGCCGCCCTGCAGGTGCTCAACTTCCTGTTCGCCCACATCGACATGGTCGAGGCCATGTTGCGCTCGGCCACGCCGTATATGGACCTCGGCCACTTGGAGCAGGTGGCGGTCATCAGCAGTCTGTTTGCCCGCGCCTCCAAGCACGATTTGACCGTGCTGGAGGACAGCGTGAAGCTGCAGCTGCGCAATCGCCTGGGCCGCGTGCAGCAGCTGATGATCGTGGTGTTCGGACGCTTCTGCGTAAGCGAGCCCACCATTCGGCGCATGCTGCAGCAGGATCAGGATCAGCAGACCAACCCCACTGAGGACGCGAAGAGGCTACGTGTCAAGTATTTCCTGGACATAGCAGCCAACGTGTCGCTCTACTGCCGCAACGTGGTCACCAGCCACTCGAAGAAGAGCATGACCTCCAAATACTTGCTGACCACCGTGATCAATGATGTGACGCTGCT CACTGGCAAAATAGCCAGCAAAAAGCTGACGGCCATCCTGCACACCATCCTCAACCAGCTGAAGGGCTCCATCGGCCACTACCTCTCGCAGAAGTCGATCGCCGACAATCTCCTCCAGCAACGCGCCTCCCTGCCCAACATCAGCTTTGGGCCCAACG GTAAACAAAGCTACATCGAACTGAGCCAGCGGTACAACGAGAAGCACAGCGAACTGAGGCAGTCCGTCTTCATAGCCGAGCAGAACCTGTATCTGCTGTGGATCCATCTGGACTTCTATATGCGCAACACCATCGACTACGCCAACGAAAACAGGAACACCATCAACGAGAGCAATATGGACGACGACGGCAACGACGTGTCCGTGCTGAACGCCTCGCAGGATGAGATCCTGCAGCTCAAGCAGCTCCTCATCTCCACATTCAACGAGACCTTCTGCACGCAGCTAATCACCGCCAGCGAGGAATACTCGATCAAGTGCAAAGGCTTCAACGCCTCGCTCCTCCGCCGCATTAAGTCGCTCGTCCAGTTCGCCCCCATCACTGCCAACGACGTCACCTCCAGCTTCGATTCGTAG